One Sander vitreus isolate 19-12246 chromosome 22, sanVit1, whole genome shotgun sequence DNA segment encodes these proteins:
- the prmt6 gene encoding protein arginine N-methyltransferase 6, producing the protein MSHVVKKRKLDKTRQDRLYFDSYTDVTIHEEMIADHVRTNTYRMAILRNSESIRGKVVLDVGAGTGVLSIFCIQAGAKKVYAVEACSIAEQAVKIVKQNNMEDKIEVIRGTVETVDLPEMVEVIVSEWMGYALLHESMLNSVLYARDKWLKPGGMILPSKAELYIAPISDPVVEDRLHFWYTVKDQYGVDMSCMSDFARRCIMNSDITVNSVTVEDVLSHPARFAELDLYSVTVEELRLVKGKFRCESFGSAAVNAFCVYFTVTFPCPDKPQALVLSTSPFKPETHWKQAVLYLDTPVDVVQDTVVTGEISMFPSEESARHICVHVDYTIGEQKRQSKTFSIPDWSSEAQS; encoded by the coding sequence ATGTCTCATGtcgtaaagaaaagaaaattggaTAAAACCCGTCAGGACAGACTGTACTTTGACAGCTATACTGATGTGACTATTCACGAGGAAATGATAGCGGACCACGTCCGCACGAACACGTACCGGATGGCGATACTAAGGAACAGTGAGTCCATACGGGGTAAAGTTGTACTGGACGTCGGGGCAGGAACCGGCGTTCTAAGCATTTTCTGTATTCAAGCCGGTGCTAAGAAAGTCTACGCAGTTGAAGCCTGTTCTATCGCAGAGCAGGCTGTGAAAATAGTTAAACAGAACAACATGGAGGACAAAATTGAAGTCATTCGAGGCACAGTGGAGACGGTGGACCTACCGGAGATGGTGGAGGTGATAGTGAGCGAGTGGATGGGTTATGCCCTCCTGCACGAGTCCATGCTCAACTCTGTCCTCTACGCGCGCGACAAGTGGCTTAAGCCGGGCGGCATGATCCTGCCCAGCAAAGCCGAGCTCTACATCGCACCAATTAGCGACCCGGTGGTAGAGGACCGCTTACATTTCTGGTACACCGTCAAAGACCAGTACGGCGTCGACATGTCCTGCATGTCCGACTTTGCCAGGAGATGTATCATGAACTCCGACATAACTGTGAACTCGGTTACCGTCGAGGACGTGCTGTCCCACCCGGCCCGCTTCGCCGAGCTCGACTTGTACTCGGTCACCGTGGAGGAGCTACGGTTGGTGAAGGGCAAGTTCAGGTGCGAGTCATTCGGCTCGGCGGCAGTGAACGCTTTCTGTGTTTACTTCACGGTTACTTTCCCCTGCCCGGACAAGCCGCAGGCGCTGGTGCTCTCCACTTCCCCGTTCAAACCTGAGACGCATTGGAAGCAGGCGGTGCTGTACCTGGATACTCCGGTGGATGTGGTGCAAGACACGGTGGTTACCGGAGAGATCAGCATGTTTCCCTCGGAGGAGAGTGCCAGACATATATGTGTCCATGTAGACTACACAATAGGAGAGCAGAAAAGACAGTCCAAAACTTTTTCCATCCCTGACTGGAGCAGTGAAGCTCAGTCATAG